The genomic region CAGCATATCGCCAAGAGGATCGTTCATCATCATATCCGGTCCTCCTTACCAGCTGGACTTGACCATGCCGGGGATCTGGCCAAACGAGGCGAGGTCCCGCAGCATGATGCGGCTGAGTTTGAGCTTGCGATAGAACGCATGCGGACGGCCCGTCAGCTGGCAGCGGTTGTGCAGCCGGACGGCGGACGAGTTGCGGGGCAGCTCGGCCAGTTTGATCGACGCCTTGAAGCGTTCTTCAACCGGTTTCGCCTGATCGTTGATCACCGCTTTCAGCGCGGCCCGCTTGGAAGCGTGTTGCTTCACCAGCTTGGCGCGCT from Tabrizicola piscis harbors:
- the rpsN gene encoding 30S ribosomal protein S14; the encoded protein is MAKKSMVNREVKRAKLVKQHASKRAALKAVINDQAKPVEERFKASIKLAELPRNSSAVRLHNRCQLTGRPHAFYRKLKLSRIMLRDLASFGQIPGMVKSSW